Proteins co-encoded in one Populus trichocarpa isolate Nisqually-1 chromosome 10, P.trichocarpa_v4.1, whole genome shotgun sequence genomic window:
- the LOC7485869 gene encoding calmodulin-binding transcription activator 2 isoform X6 has protein sequence MLMAETRRYIPDHTITGSMFLFDRKALRYFRKDGHRWRKKKDGKTVREAHEKLKAGSVDVLHCYYAHGEDNENFQRRCYWMLDGQLEHIVFVHYREVKEVYFVDLHSLYLSQDSMGYKSGVSRLLEDSGTQVENLQPSPVTSFAQAASPASTVQTSYASSPNRIDWNGKALSSEFEDVDSRNGPGTSSLAQSIHGSMSHNSSLLSPRVEGFHVLPKNPPGSWLAGAKFDLGTQSSLLPEISSSERSVSRLPGQKFFVDQPGGAEFITNKLTDATLEGIAVPDTVVSATGLITDRTATPQNVIQELGFNLISPQLHNLSGTQTVAASTAQVENKANDGGANNIESGELKKLDSFGRWMDKEIGGDCDDSLMASDSGNYWSTLSAENEDKEVSSLSHHMQLDTDSLGPSLSQDQLFSIRDFSPDWAYSGVDTKVLIIGTFLGSKKFSSETKWGCMFGEIEVSAEVLNDCVIRCQVPQHAPGRVPFYITCRNRLSCSEVREFEYRENPFGTASLPAESAQQEEILFQMRLSKLLYLGPGMKSSNCSIEDCERCKISTLFSLRNDSKGDLGKVQDNCMVAVGDGIGFRDKLIQSLLMDRLCEWLACKVHEGDKGSDVLDGEGQGVIHLAASLGYEWAMDLIVAAGGNPNFRDARGRTALHWASYFGREETVIALIRLDADPTAVDDPNPAFPGGQSAADLASCRGHKGISGYLAEAFLSRHLSSLKIDQNEMDHDTAAMAAEKETDIAAQVASLSSKGEYELLSLKGSLAAVRKSARAVALIHAAYRTSSFRQRQLAKSSDDISEISLDLAALGSLNMVQRRGHFEDYLHSAAVKIQQKYRGWKGRKDFLKIRNRIVKIQAHVRGHQVRKQYKKVVWSVGIVEKAILRWRRKRTGLRGFRLEKKIGDVKPESENADEYDFLRISRKQKFAGVEKALARVTSMVRHPEAREQYMRMVTKFENIKMGDEGCSVSQQDESSR, from the exons ATGTTGATGGCTGAGACTAGAAGATACATCCCTGATCATACAATAA CTGGGTCTATGTTCTTGTTTGATCGAAAAGCACTTAGATATTTTCGTAAAGATGGTCATCGttggaggaagaaaaaagatgggAAAACTGTCCGAGAAGCTCACGAAAAGTTGAAG GCTGGCAGTGTGGATGTTCTCCATTGTTACTATGCCCATGGGGAGGATAATGAGAACTTTCAGCGGCGGTGCTATTGGATGCTTGATGG GCAGTTAGAGCATATTGTTTTTGTACACTACAGAGAAGTGAAAGAGGTATACTTTGTTGATCTACACTCTCTCTATCTATCTCAGGATTCTATG GGATACAAGTCTGGTGTATCACGTTTACTAGAAGATTCAGGTACACAGGTTGAAAACCTTCAACCCAGTCCGGTGACTTCCTTTGCACAAGCAGCCTCACCTGCATCTACAGTTCAGACATCTTATGCATCAAGTCCAAACAGAATTGACTGGAATGGAAAAGCATTATCTTCAGAATTTGAGGATGTGGATTCTAGGAATGGTCCAGGAACCTCTTCTCTCGCTCAATCAATTCATGGCTCTATGTCACACAATTCATCTTTACTTTCCCCCAGAGTTGAAG GATTCCATGTGTTACCAAAGAATCCTCCTGGATCATGGCTTGCAGGAGCAAAATTTGATCTTGGCACACAATCATCTCTGTTGCCTGAAATTAGCAGCTCTGAACGAAGTGTATCTAGATTGCCTGGCCAGAAATTTTTTGTTGACCAACCTGGTGGAGCTGAGTTCATTACTAATAAGCTAACAGATGCTACATTAGAGGGTATTGCAGTTCCGGATACTGTGGTTAGTGCAACTGGATTGATCACTGATAGAACAGCAACTCCTCAAAATGTAATCCAG GAGCTTGGTTTCAATTTGATTTCTCCCCAACTTCATAATCTCTCTGGGACTCAAACAGTAGCTGCTTCTACTGCCCAAGTTGAGAACAAAGCCAATGATGGAGGTGCCAATAATATTGAATCAGGAGAGCTAAAGAAACTTGACAGTTTCGGGAGATGGATGGATAAAGAAATTGGTGGAGATTGTGATGATTCTTTGATGGCTTCGGATTCCGGCAATTATTGGAGTACACTGAGTGCTGAGAATGAAGACAAGGAAGTTTCCAGTTTGTCGCACCATATGCAGTTGGACACTGATTCACTGGGCCCTTCTCTTTCCCAGGACCAGCTATTTAGCATCCGTGATTTCTCACCGGATTGGGCTTATTCTGGTGTTGACACGAAG GTTCTGATCATTGGTACGTTCTTGGGAAGCAAGAAGTTTTCCAGTGAAACTAAATGGGGTTGTATGTTTGGTGAGATTGAAGTTTCTGCCGAGGTTTTGAATGATTGTGTCATCCGATGTCAAGTTCCTCAACATGCTCCTGGGCGTGTTCCATTTTATATCACCTGTCGTAACAGACTATCATGCAGTGAGGTGAGGGAATTTGAATATCGTGAAAATCCTTTTGGAACTGCTTCTTTGCCTGCCGAAAGTGCTCAACAGGAGGAAATTCTCTTTCAAATGCGTTTATCAAAGTTATTATATTTAGGCCCTGGGATGAAGTCGTCGAATTGCTCCATCGAGGATTGTGAAAGATGCAAAATAAGTACTTTATTTTCCTTGAGAAATGATAGTAAAGGGGATTTGGGAAAAGTCCAAGATAATTGTATGGTCGCTGTAGGTGATGGCATTGGTTTTAGAGATAAGTTGATCCAAAGTTTACTGATGGACAGACTTTGTGAGTGGCTGGCCTGTAAAGTTCATGAAGGAGATAAAGGATCGGATGTTTTGGATGGAGAAGGTCAAGGAGTCATCCACTTGGCTGCCAGTCTTGGTTATGAATGGGCCATGGACCTCATAGTTGCTGCCGGTGGCAATCCCAATTTTAGAGATGCACGAGGTAGAACTGCGCTTCATTGGGCATCATATTTTGGGAG AGAAGAAACAGTGATTGCACTCATTAGATTGGATGCGGATCCAACTGCTGTTGATGATCCAAATCCAGCATTTCCTGGAGGACAAAGTGCAGCTGATTTAGCTTCATGCCGTGGCCACAAAGGAATCTCTGGATACTTGGCTGAAGCTTTTTTAAGTAGGCATCTTTCATCATTGAAAATTGACCAAAATGAGATGGATCATGATACTGCAGCTATGGCAGCTGAAAAGGAAACTGATATTGCAGCCCAAGTTGCCTCTTTGTCAAGTAAGGGAGAATACGAACTGCTTTCCTTGAAAGGGTCTCTGGCTGCTGTCAGAAAATCTGCTCGTGCAGTGGCTCTCATTCATGCTGCCTATCGAACAAGTTCTTTCCGTCAAAGACAATTAGCAAAGAGCAGTGATGATATTTCTGAAATTTCACTTGACCTAGCTGCCCTTGGTTCTTTAAACATGGTTCAAAGGAGGGGTCACTTTGAAGATTATTTACATTCTGCAGCTGTAAAGATCCAGCAAAAGTATCGTGGCTGGAAGGGAAGGaaagattttttgaaaatacgcAATCGAATTGTAAAAATTCAG GCTCATGTGAGAGGACATCAAGTTCGAAAGCAGTACAAAAAGGTAGTTTGGTCAGTTGGCATTGTTGAAAAGGCCATATTGCGATGGAGGCGGAAACGTACCGGTTTGCGGGGATTTCggttggaaaagaaaattggaGATGTGAAACCAGAATCTGAGAATGCAGACGAATATGATTTTCTGCGAATAAGCCGCAAACAGAAATTTGCTGGAGTTGAAAAGGCTCTGGCAAGAGTAACGTCAATGGTTCGCCATCCAGAAGCACGGGAGCAGTACATGAGGATGGTTACAAAATTTGAGAATATCAAG ATGGGTGACGAAGGGTGTAGTGTATCCCAGCAGGATGAAAGTTCCAGATAG
- the LOC7485869 gene encoding calmodulin-binding transcription activator 2 isoform X7 has translation MLDGQLEHIVFVHYREVKEVYFVDLHSLYLSQDSMGYKSGVSRLLEDSGTQVENLQPSPVTSFAQAASPASTVQTSYASSPNRIDWNGKALSSEFEDVDSRNGPGTSSLAQSIHGSMSHNSSLLSPRVEGFHVLPKNPPGSWLAGAKFDLGTQSSLLPEISSSERSVSRLPGQKFFVDQPGGAEFITNKLTDATLEGIAVPDTVVSATGLITDRTATPQNVIQELGFNLISPQLHNLSGTQTVAASTAQVENKANDGGANNIESGELKKLDSFGRWMDKEIGGDCDDSLMASDSGNYWSTLSAENEDKEVSSLSHHMQLDTDSLGPSLSQDQLFSIRDFSPDWAYSGVDTKVLIIGTFLGSKKFSSETKWGCMFGEIEVSAEVLNDCVIRCQVPQHAPGRVPFYITCRNRLSCSEVREFEYRENPFGTASLPAESAQQEEILFQMRLSKLLYLGPGMKSSNCSIEDCERCKISTLFSLRNDSKGDLGKVQDNCMVAVGDGIGFRDKLIQSLLMDRLCEWLACKVHEGDKGSDVLDGEGQGVIHLAASLGYEWAMDLIVAAGGNPNFRDARGRTALHWASYFGREETVIALIRLDADPTAVDDPNPAFPGGQSAADLASCRGHKGISGYLAEAFLSRHLSSLKIDQNEMDHDTAAMAAEKETDIAAQVASLSSKGEYELLSLKGSLAAVRKSARAVALIHAAYRTSSFRQRQLAKSSDDISEISLDLAALGSLNMVQRRGHFEDYLHSAAVKIQQKYRGWKGRKDFLKIRNRIVKIQAHVRGHQVRKQYKKVVWSVGIVEKAILRWRRKRTGLRGFRLEKKIGDVKPESENADEYDFLRISRKQKFAGVEKALARVTSMVRHPEAREQYMRMVTKFENIKMGDEGCSVSQQDESSR, from the exons ATGCTTGATGG GCAGTTAGAGCATATTGTTTTTGTACACTACAGAGAAGTGAAAGAGGTATACTTTGTTGATCTACACTCTCTCTATCTATCTCAGGATTCTATG GGATACAAGTCTGGTGTATCACGTTTACTAGAAGATTCAGGTACACAGGTTGAAAACCTTCAACCCAGTCCGGTGACTTCCTTTGCACAAGCAGCCTCACCTGCATCTACAGTTCAGACATCTTATGCATCAAGTCCAAACAGAATTGACTGGAATGGAAAAGCATTATCTTCAGAATTTGAGGATGTGGATTCTAGGAATGGTCCAGGAACCTCTTCTCTCGCTCAATCAATTCATGGCTCTATGTCACACAATTCATCTTTACTTTCCCCCAGAGTTGAAG GATTCCATGTGTTACCAAAGAATCCTCCTGGATCATGGCTTGCAGGAGCAAAATTTGATCTTGGCACACAATCATCTCTGTTGCCTGAAATTAGCAGCTCTGAACGAAGTGTATCTAGATTGCCTGGCCAGAAATTTTTTGTTGACCAACCTGGTGGAGCTGAGTTCATTACTAATAAGCTAACAGATGCTACATTAGAGGGTATTGCAGTTCCGGATACTGTGGTTAGTGCAACTGGATTGATCACTGATAGAACAGCAACTCCTCAAAATGTAATCCAG GAGCTTGGTTTCAATTTGATTTCTCCCCAACTTCATAATCTCTCTGGGACTCAAACAGTAGCTGCTTCTACTGCCCAAGTTGAGAACAAAGCCAATGATGGAGGTGCCAATAATATTGAATCAGGAGAGCTAAAGAAACTTGACAGTTTCGGGAGATGGATGGATAAAGAAATTGGTGGAGATTGTGATGATTCTTTGATGGCTTCGGATTCCGGCAATTATTGGAGTACACTGAGTGCTGAGAATGAAGACAAGGAAGTTTCCAGTTTGTCGCACCATATGCAGTTGGACACTGATTCACTGGGCCCTTCTCTTTCCCAGGACCAGCTATTTAGCATCCGTGATTTCTCACCGGATTGGGCTTATTCTGGTGTTGACACGAAG GTTCTGATCATTGGTACGTTCTTGGGAAGCAAGAAGTTTTCCAGTGAAACTAAATGGGGTTGTATGTTTGGTGAGATTGAAGTTTCTGCCGAGGTTTTGAATGATTGTGTCATCCGATGTCAAGTTCCTCAACATGCTCCTGGGCGTGTTCCATTTTATATCACCTGTCGTAACAGACTATCATGCAGTGAGGTGAGGGAATTTGAATATCGTGAAAATCCTTTTGGAACTGCTTCTTTGCCTGCCGAAAGTGCTCAACAGGAGGAAATTCTCTTTCAAATGCGTTTATCAAAGTTATTATATTTAGGCCCTGGGATGAAGTCGTCGAATTGCTCCATCGAGGATTGTGAAAGATGCAAAATAAGTACTTTATTTTCCTTGAGAAATGATAGTAAAGGGGATTTGGGAAAAGTCCAAGATAATTGTATGGTCGCTGTAGGTGATGGCATTGGTTTTAGAGATAAGTTGATCCAAAGTTTACTGATGGACAGACTTTGTGAGTGGCTGGCCTGTAAAGTTCATGAAGGAGATAAAGGATCGGATGTTTTGGATGGAGAAGGTCAAGGAGTCATCCACTTGGCTGCCAGTCTTGGTTATGAATGGGCCATGGACCTCATAGTTGCTGCCGGTGGCAATCCCAATTTTAGAGATGCACGAGGTAGAACTGCGCTTCATTGGGCATCATATTTTGGGAG AGAAGAAACAGTGATTGCACTCATTAGATTGGATGCGGATCCAACTGCTGTTGATGATCCAAATCCAGCATTTCCTGGAGGACAAAGTGCAGCTGATTTAGCTTCATGCCGTGGCCACAAAGGAATCTCTGGATACTTGGCTGAAGCTTTTTTAAGTAGGCATCTTTCATCATTGAAAATTGACCAAAATGAGATGGATCATGATACTGCAGCTATGGCAGCTGAAAAGGAAACTGATATTGCAGCCCAAGTTGCCTCTTTGTCAAGTAAGGGAGAATACGAACTGCTTTCCTTGAAAGGGTCTCTGGCTGCTGTCAGAAAATCTGCTCGTGCAGTGGCTCTCATTCATGCTGCCTATCGAACAAGTTCTTTCCGTCAAAGACAATTAGCAAAGAGCAGTGATGATATTTCTGAAATTTCACTTGACCTAGCTGCCCTTGGTTCTTTAAACATGGTTCAAAGGAGGGGTCACTTTGAAGATTATTTACATTCTGCAGCTGTAAAGATCCAGCAAAAGTATCGTGGCTGGAAGGGAAGGaaagattttttgaaaatacgcAATCGAATTGTAAAAATTCAG GCTCATGTGAGAGGACATCAAGTTCGAAAGCAGTACAAAAAGGTAGTTTGGTCAGTTGGCATTGTTGAAAAGGCCATATTGCGATGGAGGCGGAAACGTACCGGTTTGCGGGGATTTCggttggaaaagaaaattggaGATGTGAAACCAGAATCTGAGAATGCAGACGAATATGATTTTCTGCGAATAAGCCGCAAACAGAAATTTGCTGGAGTTGAAAAGGCTCTGGCAAGAGTAACGTCAATGGTTCGCCATCCAGAAGCACGGGAGCAGTACATGAGGATGGTTACAAAATTTGAGAATATCAAG ATGGGTGACGAAGGGTGTAGTGTATCCCAGCAGGATGAAAGTTCCAGATAG
- the LOC7485869 gene encoding calmodulin-binding transcription activator 3 isoform X5, translating to MLMAETRRYIPDHTINIEQILEEAKHRWLRPTEILEILRNYQKFKLTAEPPARPAAGSMFLFDRKALRYFRKDGHRWRKKKDGKTVREAHEKLKAGSVDVLHCYYAHGEDNENFQRRCYWMLDGQLEHIVFVHYREVKEGYKSGVSRLLEDSGTQVENLQPSPVTSFAQAASPASTVQTSYASSPNRIDWNGKALSSEFEDVDSRNGPGTSSLAQSIHGSMSHNSSLLSPRVEGFHVLPKNPPGSWLAGAKFDLGTQSSLLPEISSSERSVSRLPGQKFFVDQPGGAEFITNKLTDATLEGIAVPDTVVSATGLITDRTATPQNELGFNLISPQLHNLSGTQTVAASTAQVENKANDGGANNIESGELKKLDSFGRWMDKEIGGDCDDSLMASDSGNYWSTLSAENEDKEVSSLSHHMQLDTDSLGPSLSQDQLFSIRDFSPDWAYSGVDTKVLIIGTFLGSKKFSSETKWGCMFGEIEVSAEVLNDCVIRCQVPQHAPGRVPFYITCRNRLSCSEVREFEYRENPFGTASLPAESAQQEEILFQMRLSKLLYLGPGMKSSNCSIEDCERCKISTLFSLRNDSKGDLGKVQDNCMVAVGDGIGFRDKLIQSLLMDRLCEWLACKVHEGDKGSDVLDGEGQGVIHLAASLGYEWAMDLIVAAGGNPNFRDARGRTALHWASYFGREETVIALIRLDADPTAVDDPNPAFPGGQSAADLASCRGHKGISGYLAEAFLSRHLSSLKIDQNEMDHDTAAMAAEKETDIAAQVASLSSKGEYELLSLKGSLAAVRKSARAVALIHAAYRTSSFRQRQLAKSSDDISEISLDLAALGSLNMVQRRGHFEDYLHSAAVKIQQKYRGWKGRKDFLKIRNRIVKIQAHVRGHQVRKQYKKVVWSVGIVEKAILRWRRKRTGLRGFRLEKKIGDVKPESENADEYDFLRISRKQKFAGVEKALARVTSMVRHPEAREQYMRMVTKFENIKMGDEGCSVSQQDESSR from the exons ATGTTGATGGCTGAGACTAGAAGATACATCCCTGATCATACAATAA ATATAGAGCAGATATTGGAAGAAGCAAAGCACCGTTGGCTTCGACCTACTGAAATATTGGAAATTCTTCGCAATTACCAGAAGTTTAAGTTGACTGCAGAGCCACCAGCTAGGCCTGCAG CTGGGTCTATGTTCTTGTTTGATCGAAAAGCACTTAGATATTTTCGTAAAGATGGTCATCGttggaggaagaaaaaagatgggAAAACTGTCCGAGAAGCTCACGAAAAGTTGAAG GCTGGCAGTGTGGATGTTCTCCATTGTTACTATGCCCATGGGGAGGATAATGAGAACTTTCAGCGGCGGTGCTATTGGATGCTTGATGG GCAGTTAGAGCATATTGTTTTTGTACACTACAGAGAAGTGAAAGAG GGATACAAGTCTGGTGTATCACGTTTACTAGAAGATTCAGGTACACAGGTTGAAAACCTTCAACCCAGTCCGGTGACTTCCTTTGCACAAGCAGCCTCACCTGCATCTACAGTTCAGACATCTTATGCATCAAGTCCAAACAGAATTGACTGGAATGGAAAAGCATTATCTTCAGAATTTGAGGATGTGGATTCTAGGAATGGTCCAGGAACCTCTTCTCTCGCTCAATCAATTCATGGCTCTATGTCACACAATTCATCTTTACTTTCCCCCAGAGTTGAAG GATTCCATGTGTTACCAAAGAATCCTCCTGGATCATGGCTTGCAGGAGCAAAATTTGATCTTGGCACACAATCATCTCTGTTGCCTGAAATTAGCAGCTCTGAACGAAGTGTATCTAGATTGCCTGGCCAGAAATTTTTTGTTGACCAACCTGGTGGAGCTGAGTTCATTACTAATAAGCTAACAGATGCTACATTAGAGGGTATTGCAGTTCCGGATACTGTGGTTAGTGCAACTGGATTGATCACTGATAGAACAGCAACTCCTCAAAAT GAGCTTGGTTTCAATTTGATTTCTCCCCAACTTCATAATCTCTCTGGGACTCAAACAGTAGCTGCTTCTACTGCCCAAGTTGAGAACAAAGCCAATGATGGAGGTGCCAATAATATTGAATCAGGAGAGCTAAAGAAACTTGACAGTTTCGGGAGATGGATGGATAAAGAAATTGGTGGAGATTGTGATGATTCTTTGATGGCTTCGGATTCCGGCAATTATTGGAGTACACTGAGTGCTGAGAATGAAGACAAGGAAGTTTCCAGTTTGTCGCACCATATGCAGTTGGACACTGATTCACTGGGCCCTTCTCTTTCCCAGGACCAGCTATTTAGCATCCGTGATTTCTCACCGGATTGGGCTTATTCTGGTGTTGACACGAAG GTTCTGATCATTGGTACGTTCTTGGGAAGCAAGAAGTTTTCCAGTGAAACTAAATGGGGTTGTATGTTTGGTGAGATTGAAGTTTCTGCCGAGGTTTTGAATGATTGTGTCATCCGATGTCAAGTTCCTCAACATGCTCCTGGGCGTGTTCCATTTTATATCACCTGTCGTAACAGACTATCATGCAGTGAGGTGAGGGAATTTGAATATCGTGAAAATCCTTTTGGAACTGCTTCTTTGCCTGCCGAAAGTGCTCAACAGGAGGAAATTCTCTTTCAAATGCGTTTATCAAAGTTATTATATTTAGGCCCTGGGATGAAGTCGTCGAATTGCTCCATCGAGGATTGTGAAAGATGCAAAATAAGTACTTTATTTTCCTTGAGAAATGATAGTAAAGGGGATTTGGGAAAAGTCCAAGATAATTGTATGGTCGCTGTAGGTGATGGCATTGGTTTTAGAGATAAGTTGATCCAAAGTTTACTGATGGACAGACTTTGTGAGTGGCTGGCCTGTAAAGTTCATGAAGGAGATAAAGGATCGGATGTTTTGGATGGAGAAGGTCAAGGAGTCATCCACTTGGCTGCCAGTCTTGGTTATGAATGGGCCATGGACCTCATAGTTGCTGCCGGTGGCAATCCCAATTTTAGAGATGCACGAGGTAGAACTGCGCTTCATTGGGCATCATATTTTGGGAG AGAAGAAACAGTGATTGCACTCATTAGATTGGATGCGGATCCAACTGCTGTTGATGATCCAAATCCAGCATTTCCTGGAGGACAAAGTGCAGCTGATTTAGCTTCATGCCGTGGCCACAAAGGAATCTCTGGATACTTGGCTGAAGCTTTTTTAAGTAGGCATCTTTCATCATTGAAAATTGACCAAAATGAGATGGATCATGATACTGCAGCTATGGCAGCTGAAAAGGAAACTGATATTGCAGCCCAAGTTGCCTCTTTGTCAAGTAAGGGAGAATACGAACTGCTTTCCTTGAAAGGGTCTCTGGCTGCTGTCAGAAAATCTGCTCGTGCAGTGGCTCTCATTCATGCTGCCTATCGAACAAGTTCTTTCCGTCAAAGACAATTAGCAAAGAGCAGTGATGATATTTCTGAAATTTCACTTGACCTAGCTGCCCTTGGTTCTTTAAACATGGTTCAAAGGAGGGGTCACTTTGAAGATTATTTACATTCTGCAGCTGTAAAGATCCAGCAAAAGTATCGTGGCTGGAAGGGAAGGaaagattttttgaaaatacgcAATCGAATTGTAAAAATTCAG GCTCATGTGAGAGGACATCAAGTTCGAAAGCAGTACAAAAAGGTAGTTTGGTCAGTTGGCATTGTTGAAAAGGCCATATTGCGATGGAGGCGGAAACGTACCGGTTTGCGGGGATTTCggttggaaaagaaaattggaGATGTGAAACCAGAATCTGAGAATGCAGACGAATATGATTTTCTGCGAATAAGCCGCAAACAGAAATTTGCTGGAGTTGAAAAGGCTCTGGCAAGAGTAACGTCAATGGTTCGCCATCCAGAAGCACGGGAGCAGTACATGAGGATGGTTACAAAATTTGAGAATATCAAG ATGGGTGACGAAGGGTGTAGTGTATCCCAGCAGGATGAAAGTTCCAGATAG